A region of the Tissierellales bacterium genome:
TTCTTCATCTAGTCCAGGAATATCGCTTAAACAAGAGGGTATTTCATATTTAGCAGGAGCAGAATTACCTTGTGTAATAGTTAATATAATGAGAGGTGGGCCAGGATTAGGAGGTATCCAACCATCTCAAACAGATTACTTCCAGGCAACAAGAGGTGGAGGAAATGGTGACTATAGATTAGTGGTATTAGCACCAGCAAATGTACAGGAATTAGTTGATTTAATCATAGAAGGTTTTGATATAGCCGACCAATATAGAAATCCTGTTATGATATTGGGAGATGGAATGATTGGTCAAATGATGGAACCTATAGAATTTAAGGAACCAAAGAAAAGAGAACTGCCTTCAAAAGATTGGGCTACAGTAGGTACAGGAGGTAAGAGAGAACCAAATATAATAAACTCATTATATCTATCAGCAGAAGTTTTAGAAGGGCATAATAAGCATTTGCAAGCAAAATATAATACTATAAAAGAAAATGAGGTTAAAGTAGAATCCTATAATATAGAAGATGCTGATGTTGTTATTTCTGCTTATGGAACTACATCTAGAATAGCAAAAACAGCAATATCCCAGCTTGAAAAAGAAGGCTACAAAGTAGGACTTATAAGACCTATAACTCTATGGCCTTTCCCTTATGAAGAATTTGAAAAAATTAATAAAGATTGTAAAGGTATTTTAACTGTAGAAATGAATACTGGACAAATGATAGATGATATTGAAATAGCTGTGAAAGGTAAGTATCCAGTATATTTCCATGGAAGAACTGGTGGAATGGTTCCAACACCTGATGAAATTATAGATAAAGTTAAGAAAATCTATGGAGGTGAAATATAATGACAGTAGTATTTGAAAAAACTAGAGGATTAACAGATAAGCCTACTCATTATTGTCCAGGATGTACTCATGGTATAGTCCATAGATTGGTAGCTGAATCCTTAGAAGAGTTAGGAGTTTTAGATGAGGCAATAGGAGTTGCTCCAGTAGGTTGTTCAGTACTTGCCTATGAGTATTTCAATTGTGATATGCATGAAGCAGCTCATGGTAGAGCACCTGCAGTTGCTACTGGAATAAAGAGAGTTCGACCTGAGAATTTTGTATTTACTTATCAAGGTGATGGGGACCTAGCATCTATTGGTACAGCTGAAATAGTTCATGCCGCTCATAGAGGGGAAAAAATTTCAACTATATTTATAAATAATGCAATATATG
Encoded here:
- a CDS encoding thiamine pyrophosphate-dependent enzyme, giving the protein MTVVFEKTRGLTDKPTHYCPGCTHGIVHRLVAESLEELGVLDEAIGVAPVGCSVLAYEYFNCDMHEAAHGRAPAVATGIKRVRPENFVFTYQGDGDLASIGTAEIVHAAHRGEKISTIFINNAIYGMTGGQMAPTTLVGQKATTAPYGRDEAHAGRPIRMAELLATIHGAKFVERVSVHNPANVRKAKKAIKKCFQVQLEGKGFGIVEVLSTCPTNWGYTPEEGLKWLEENMIPYYPLGNFRTPEEVE
- a CDS encoding 3-methyl-2-oxobutanoate dehydrogenase subunit VorB; protein product: MAKVLMKGNEAIGAAAIEAGCKYFFGYPITPQSELPEYMARELPKIGGVFLQAESEIAAINMVYGAAGSGVRVMTSSSSPGISLKQEGISYLAGAELPCVIVNIMRGGPGLGGIQPSQTDYFQATRGGGNGDYRLVVLAPANVQELVDLIIEGFDIADQYRNPVMILGDGMIGQMMEPIEFKEPKKRELPSKDWATVGTGGKREPNIINSLYLSAEVLEGHNKHLQAKYNTIKENEVKVESYNIEDADVVISAYGTTSRIAKTAISQLEKEGYKVGLIRPITLWPFPYEEFEKINKDCKGILTVEMNTGQMIDDIEIAVKGKYPVYFHGRTGGMVPTPDEIIDKVKKIYGGEI